One genomic region from Evansella sp. LMS18 encodes:
- the xylB gene encoding xylulokinase: protein MKYVIGVDLGTSAVKILLVNQNGEVTQEVSKDYPLIQEKTGHSEQNPDDWVNQTVAGLSDLLRNFDGSPEDIEGISFSGQMHGLVLLDENNESLRNAILWNDTRTTAECEAIYETVGEAKLLELTKNPALEGFTLPKILWVKKHEPEVFEKANSFVLPKDYVRMKLTGQLHMEYSDAAGTLLLNVAEKQWSTEICDLFGLDRDFCPPLVGSHEEVGTLLPEIAAETGLTASTRVFAGGADNACGAIGSGILEEGRTLASIGTSGVVLSYESSDDKDFQGTVHYFNHSSPDAFYTMGVTLSAGHSLSWFKEVFAKDEDFTELLADVGSVPPGANGLLFTPYLVGERTPHVDSAIRGSFIGMDSGHRRADFVRAVLEGITFSLNESVEIFRKHGKKIDTVVSIGGGAKNEAWLQMQADIFNAKIVKLSSEQGPGMGAAMLAAYGCGWFDSLKECADSFLKVDKEFLPKEENVGKYAELFELYQRVYVQTRELNKDLVKFRK, encoded by the coding sequence GTGAAATATGTAATCGGAGTAGACTTAGGAACAAGCGCGGTAAAGATCTTGCTTGTAAACCAGAACGGTGAAGTAACACAGGAAGTTTCAAAGGACTACCCGTTGATTCAGGAAAAAACTGGACACAGCGAACAAAACCCGGATGACTGGGTGAATCAGACAGTTGCAGGACTGTCTGATCTCCTCCGGAATTTTGACGGCAGCCCGGAAGATATAGAGGGCATTAGTTTTTCCGGACAGATGCACGGGCTGGTACTTCTCGATGAAAATAACGAATCACTCCGTAATGCGATTTTATGGAATGATACTCGTACAACGGCTGAGTGTGAAGCGATTTATGAAACAGTCGGCGAGGCTAAGCTTCTGGAGCTTACGAAAAATCCTGCACTGGAAGGGTTCACTCTGCCGAAAATCCTCTGGGTGAAAAAGCACGAGCCGGAAGTTTTCGAGAAGGCAAACAGCTTTGTTTTACCAAAGGACTATGTTCGTATGAAGCTGACTGGCCAGCTTCATATGGAATATTCAGATGCGGCAGGAACATTGCTTCTGAATGTTGCTGAAAAGCAGTGGAGCACAGAAATTTGTGATCTGTTTGGTTTAGACCGTGATTTTTGCCCGCCGCTCGTTGGCTCACATGAAGAGGTAGGTACTCTCCTTCCTGAGATTGCAGCTGAGACTGGGCTTACTGCAAGTACCCGCGTATTTGCAGGAGGAGCGGATAACGCATGTGGCGCCATTGGTTCCGGGATTCTTGAAGAAGGCAGGACATTGGCGAGCATCGGAACTTCCGGGGTAGTACTATCTTATGAATCGAGCGACGATAAAGATTTCCAGGGGACTGTGCATTATTTCAACCACAGCTCGCCGGATGCATTTTATACGATGGGTGTAACCTTGTCAGCAGGACACAGCCTGAGCTGGTTTAAAGAGGTCTTCGCTAAAGACGAAGACTTTACAGAGCTGCTTGCTGATGTGGGTTCTGTGCCTCCTGGAGCGAACGGACTGTTGTTTACTCCATATCTCGTTGGGGAAAGAACTCCGCATGTGGACTCTGCTATCCGCGGAAGCTTCATCGGCATGGATAGTGGGCACAGACGAGCGGACTTTGTCCGTGCAGTACTTGAAGGGATCACTTTTTCCCTGAATGAATCTGTGGAAATTTTCCGCAAGCACGGGAAGAAAATTGATACAGTTGTATCCATTGGCGGGGGCGCGAAAAATGAAGCCTGGCTGCAAATGCAGGCCGATATTTTTAACGCGAAAATCGTCAAGCTTTCAAGTGAACAGGGACCAGGCATGGGAGCCGCAATGCTTGCTGCATATGGCTGCGGCTGGTTTGACTCCTTGAAGGAATGCGCTGATTCATTCCTGAAAGTGGACAAAGAATTCTTGCCAAAAGAAGAGAATGTCGGAAAGTACGCGGAGCTTTTTGAGCTTTATCAGAGGGTTTACGTGCAAACGCGAGAATTGAACAAAGACCTTGTTAAATTTAGAAAATAA
- the xylA gene encoding xylose isomerase, translating to MAYFTNIDKIKYEGSNSTNPYAFKFYNPSEKVGDKTMEEFLRFGVAYWHTFTADLSDPFGTGTANRPWDKFSGMDLAKARVEAAFEFFEKLGVPYFCFHDVDIAPEGNSLKETNDNLDTIVAMIKDYMKDSKTKLLWNTANNFTNPRFVHGAASSNNADVFAYSAAKVKKGLEVGKELGAENYVFWGGREGYETLLNTNLKLEMDNLGRLFHMAVDYAKEIGFDAQFLIEPKPKEPTSHQYDFDVASGYAFLQHYGLQDHFKFNIEANHATLAGHTFEHELRYARVHGMLGSVDANQGHPLLGWDTDEFPTDLYSTILAMYEIIKNGGLGTGGLNFDAKVRRGSFEPEDLFHAHIAGMDSFAVGLKVAQKLIDDKVMDGVIEDRYKSYTEGIGKDIVEGKTDLRKLEEHALGLTEIKNQSGKLELIKAQINQYLLKAYAGE from the coding sequence ATGGCTTATTTCACTAATATCGATAAAATCAAGTACGAAGGTTCTAATTCAACTAATCCTTATGCATTTAAATTCTATAACCCGTCCGAAAAGGTCGGCGACAAAACGATGGAAGAATTCCTCCGCTTCGGTGTAGCTTACTGGCATACTTTCACTGCTGATCTGTCTGACCCGTTCGGCACTGGAACTGCTAACCGTCCTTGGGACAAATTCAGCGGTATGGATTTAGCAAAGGCTCGTGTAGAAGCAGCATTCGAGTTTTTCGAAAAACTAGGCGTACCATATTTCTGCTTCCACGATGTGGATATTGCTCCAGAAGGGAACAGCCTGAAAGAAACAAATGATAATTTAGATACTATAGTTGCAATGATTAAAGATTATATGAAAGACAGCAAGACGAAGCTTCTGTGGAACACAGCGAACAACTTTACTAACCCACGCTTCGTTCACGGTGCAGCTTCTTCTAACAATGCAGATGTATTTGCTTACTCCGCTGCGAAAGTGAAAAAAGGCCTTGAAGTCGGTAAAGAGCTTGGCGCGGAAAACTATGTGTTCTGGGGCGGACGTGAAGGATACGAAACTCTTCTGAACACAAACCTGAAGCTTGAAATGGATAACCTTGGCCGCCTCTTCCATATGGCTGTTGATTATGCGAAGGAAATCGGATTTGATGCACAGTTCCTGATCGAGCCGAAACCAAAAGAGCCTACATCACACCAGTATGACTTTGACGTAGCGAGCGGTTACGCGTTCCTTCAGCATTACGGACTGCAGGACCACTTCAAATTCAATATTGAAGCAAACCATGCAACACTTGCAGGACACACTTTCGAGCATGAACTTCGCTATGCGCGTGTTCACGGAATGCTTGGATCTGTGGATGCCAACCAGGGCCACCCGCTTCTTGGCTGGGATACTGATGAGTTCCCGACGGACCTTTATTCCACTATTTTAGCTATGTATGAAATCATTAAAAATGGCGGACTTGGCACTGGCGGACTGAACTTTGACGCGAAAGTACGCAGAGGTTCCTTTGAGCCGGAAGATCTGTTCCACGCTCACATCGCTGGAATGGACAGCTTCGCAGTAGGTCTCAAAGTTGCACAGAAATTAATTGACGACAAAGTAATGGACGGTGTGATTGAAGACCGTTATAAGAGCTACACGGAAGGAATCGGTAAAGACATCGTCGAAGGCAAAACAGATCTTCGTAAGCTTGAAGAGCATGCGCTTGGCCTGACTGAGATCAAAAACCAGTCCGGAAAGCTCGAACTAATTAAAGCACAGATCAACCAGTACTTGTTAAAAGCCTACGCTGGTGAGTAA
- a CDS encoding YesL family protein translates to MGRALYSILEWITRFAYINLLWVLFTLAGGIIFGLFPAITAMFSVIRQWLNGNSDLPVFQTYWKYYRSEFWKSNLIGLPVYLVSFVFLFNVFFLYANIGELLAWTSAPLIAGMLLFLFYLFYLFPAYVHFDLNLLQIMKNAMLIMLISPVNTFLMVISLSAFAILVYVIPPLGFIFGASFYSFITLWFALHAFRKVQKKQSS, encoded by the coding sequence ATGGGACGCGCCTTATACAGCATACTCGAATGGATCACTCGTTTTGCATATATAAATCTTTTATGGGTTCTTTTCACCCTGGCAGGCGGAATCATCTTCGGATTGTTTCCTGCAATAACCGCCATGTTTTCAGTCATCAGGCAATGGCTGAACGGAAACTCAGACCTGCCTGTATTTCAGACTTACTGGAAATACTATAGAAGCGAGTTCTGGAAAAGCAACCTGATAGGTTTGCCAGTTTATCTCGTATCTTTCGTTTTTTTATTTAATGTTTTCTTCTTGTACGCAAACATTGGTGAACTTTTAGCATGGACTTCCGCCCCGCTCATCGCGGGAATGCTTTTATTCCTGTTTTACCTGTTCTATTTGTTCCCTGCGTACGTCCATTTTGACCTGAATCTGTTACAGATCATGAAAAATGCGATGCTTATTATGCTCATCAGTCCGGTAAACACCTTCTTAATGGTTATAAGCCTCAGTGCATTTGCCATTCTCGTCTACGTTATTCCTCCGCTTGGATTCATTTTCGGAGCCAGCTTTTACAGCTTCATAACGCTTTGGTTCGCTCTCCATGCTTTCAGAAAAGTGCAGAAAAAGCAGAGCAGCTGA
- a CDS encoding carbohydrate ABC transporter permease has product MGRIGYFLLYLSLGFVAVFQIFPIVWLFLFSLKDNREIFAGSPFALPSEIRWENYLRVWEGGIGTYFWNSIWITGVSILFTLLFASMAVFVITRMKWKLSKLVLGLFMVGLMIPIHSALIPLFSMFLSVNLINNPLAIVITYTAYNLPITMMILLGFYYTIPREIEEAAIIDGASLHRLFFRILLPISAPVLSTTAIINMIYNWNEFVFVNTFISSDRYKTLTVGINNFVGQYMTDWGAIGATLVISVLPIIIAFIFFSNKVVEGISSSAVKG; this is encoded by the coding sequence ATGGGGCGTATAGGGTATTTTCTCCTCTATCTATCATTAGGTTTCGTTGCTGTTTTTCAAATCTTCCCTATTGTCTGGCTTTTCCTTTTCTCTCTCAAAGACAATCGTGAAATTTTTGCCGGTTCACCTTTTGCACTTCCGTCTGAAATCAGATGGGAAAACTATTTAAGAGTTTGGGAAGGCGGAATAGGGACGTATTTCTGGAACAGTATCTGGATTACAGGTGTATCTATCCTGTTTACACTATTATTTGCAAGTATGGCTGTATTTGTTATCACCAGAATGAAGTGGAAGCTTAGCAAACTAGTGCTTGGATTGTTTATGGTAGGATTGATGATTCCAATCCACTCAGCGTTAATACCACTTTTCAGTATGTTTTTAAGCGTTAATCTGATCAATAATCCTTTAGCAATTGTAATCACATATACGGCATACAACCTGCCGATTACGATGATGATCCTGCTTGGATTTTATTACACGATACCGCGGGAGATTGAAGAGGCAGCTATCATTGATGGTGCATCGCTTCACAGACTGTTTTTCCGTATACTTCTGCCAATCTCTGCACCTGTACTATCGACGACAGCAATCATTAACATGATCTATAACTGGAACGAGTTCGTGTTTGTTAACACATTTATCAGCTCTGACCGGTATAAGACGTTGACAGTAGGGATTAACAACTTCGTCGGCCAGTATATGACTGACTGGGGAGCAATTGGCGCTACACTCGTTATCAGCGTACTGCCGATTATCATTGCCTTCATCTTCTTCAGTAACAAGGTTGTGGAAGGTATTTCATCGAGTGCAGTAAAAGGTTAA
- a CDS encoding carbohydrate ABC transporter permease — translation MNKVMSNKWFITLYLLPALLLVGILIFIPLVLTGYYGLMRWDGIGAMEFIGLTNYINVMQDGMFWQSAGHSGLLAVFSTLSLAIYLAVSMILASKIKGSDLLRKIYLLPMLLSSVAIAQLWIKIYNPSNGMLNEILAWFGVQNPPLWLADPNIVLYSIFIPILWQYAGFYILIYYAALKNIPESIIEAAKIDGASPIQIAYRIKLPLIMGVVKVTIVLAIVGSLKYFDLIYVMTGGGPNGASEVMASYMYKLAFGTNNFGYGSAVGFMLLIITLIVTVIIRKVTADKEELQY, via the coding sequence ATGAACAAAGTTATGTCCAATAAATGGTTTATCACTTTATATCTTCTCCCTGCATTGCTGCTAGTAGGTATTTTAATATTCATCCCCTTAGTACTGACAGGCTACTACGGCCTGATGAGGTGGGACGGAATAGGGGCCATGGAGTTTATTGGCCTTACAAACTACATCAATGTTATGCAGGACGGCATGTTCTGGCAGAGTGCCGGACATTCAGGCTTGCTGGCTGTTTTCTCCACCCTCAGTCTGGCAATCTATCTGGCAGTTTCAATGATTTTGGCATCAAAAATTAAAGGTTCAGATCTATTAAGGAAGATTTATTTACTTCCAATGCTGTTATCCTCAGTGGCTATCGCCCAGCTGTGGATAAAGATTTATAATCCTTCCAATGGGATGCTGAATGAAATTCTTGCATGGTTTGGAGTACAGAATCCGCCATTATGGCTCGCGGATCCGAATATTGTGCTTTACTCCATATTCATTCCGATTTTATGGCAATATGCAGGTTTCTATATTCTTATTTACTATGCTGCCCTTAAAAACATTCCGGAATCTATTATTGAAGCTGCGAAAATTGACGGAGCTTCCCCAATTCAGATCGCATACAGAATTAAACTGCCTCTGATTATGGGTGTAGTAAAAGTAACTATCGTTTTAGCAATCGTTGGTTCACTTAAATACTTTGACTTAATTTATGTTATGACAGGCGGAGGGCCTAACGGAGCAAGTGAAGTTATGGCATCTTATATGTATAAGCTGGCATTCGGTACGAATAACTTCGGCTATGGTAGTGCCGTAGGTTTCATGCTTCTGATCATCACATTAATCGTCACAGTTATTATCCGCAAAGTAACAGCTGATAAAGAAGAGCTTCAATATTAA
- a CDS encoding extracellular solute-binding protein has translation MLKRKAVTSMCALVAGALIATGCSDAADGGNNGGAENNNSGNNANGGSGESATVEFMHLWPQGSSAQHHRIVNEIIEDFEAENENITIDLSVLSNEQYKDQITILSSSNELPDVGMTWAAGYLDPFVDGNMFAPLDDMLEDGLRDEFVAGTLEAYEKDGQSYGLPLELNTVYVYYNKAIFEEHGLEAPETYDELENVINVLNENNVEPIALGNRDSWTGSMWYMYFADRIGGSDVLTNAINRSGSFEDPALVEAAAKVQEMVQNDSFVSGFNGLADEEAKSMFMNEQSAMYMIATWDLPNYTTNEDVPQEFRDNVGYFKFPTVDGAGDTDSFVGGPGVGLFVAENSDVQDEAKQFAAYFVEQWGSRAVTDAGVIPATVVDGDALDLPDMYVDVLQDLNDATNLTLYADVQMSASVAQTHLDSIQALFGLDMTPEEFGAKHEEALSEEE, from the coding sequence ATGTTAAAAAGGAAAGCGGTTACATCAATGTGCGCATTGGTAGCAGGTGCTTTAATAGCAACAGGATGTTCAGACGCAGCTGACGGTGGTAATAACGGGGGAGCAGAGAACAACAATTCAGGAAACAACGCTAATGGCGGTTCCGGCGAAAGCGCAACAGTTGAATTCATGCACTTATGGCCACAGGGAAGCTCAGCGCAGCACCATAGAATCGTTAATGAAATCATCGAAGACTTCGAAGCGGAAAATGAAAACATTACTATAGATCTTTCAGTATTAAGCAACGAGCAGTATAAAGACCAGATTACTATTCTTTCTTCATCTAACGAACTGCCGGACGTAGGTATGACCTGGGCAGCGGGTTATCTTGACCCATTCGTAGATGGAAACATGTTCGCACCATTAGATGACATGTTAGAAGACGGTTTAAGAGACGAGTTCGTAGCTGGTACTCTTGAAGCTTATGAAAAAGATGGACAATCTTACGGACTTCCATTAGAGCTTAACACAGTTTACGTTTACTACAACAAGGCAATCTTTGAAGAGCACGGACTTGAAGCTCCGGAAACTTATGATGAGCTTGAGAACGTTATCAATGTTTTAAATGAAAATAATGTAGAACCAATCGCATTAGGAAACAGAGACAGCTGGACAGGTTCAATGTGGTACATGTACTTCGCTGACAGAATCGGCGGATCTGATGTACTGACAAACGCAATCAACCGTTCCGGATCTTTTGAAGACCCAGCTTTAGTAGAAGCTGCAGCGAAAGTTCAGGAAATGGTACAAAATGATTCCTTTGTGAGCGGGTTCAACGGACTTGCTGACGAAGAAGCGAAAAGCATGTTTATGAACGAACAGTCTGCAATGTATATGATCGCAACTTGGGATCTTCCTAACTACACAACTAACGAAGACGTGCCACAAGAGTTCAGAGACAATGTTGGCTACTTCAAGTTCCCAACTGTTGACGGCGCTGGCGACACTGACAGCTTCGTAGGCGGGCCTGGTGTAGGACTATTCGTAGCAGAGAATTCTGATGTACAAGACGAAGCGAAGCAATTTGCAGCATACTTTGTTGAGCAGTGGGGTTCAAGAGCTGTAACAGACGCTGGTGTTATCCCTGCAACAGTTGTTGATGGCGATGCATTAGATCTTCCTGACATGTATGTTGACGTACTTCAAGATCTTAACGACGCGACTAACCTGACGCTTTATGCAGACGTTCAGATGAGCGCTTCTGTAGCACAGACTCACCTTGATTCAATTCAGGCTCTGTTCGGTCTTGATATGACACCTGAAGAGTTCGGAGCGAAACACGAAGAAGCTCTGTCTGAAGAAGAATAA